In Patescibacteria group bacterium, the sequence CCAGAGGCAGTGCCAGAAGCGAATTTACCTCAGGAAATGGCTGTGGGAGCGGAAAATCTTGATCAAACAGAATAAATATGGTATAATAGAATAAGTATGACATTACGTCCTGACAAAAAAAAGAAGATCATTGGCGCTTTCCAGGCGCACAAGAAAGACACCGGCTCCTCGGAGGTCCAAATCGCGCTGCTCACCGAAAAGGTGAAAGAGCTGACCAAACATCTGAAAGCCCATGCCAAAGATTTCCATTCTCGCCAAGGGCTATTTAAGATTGTCGGGAACCGCCGGAGACTGTTAAATTATTTAAAGAAATCTCATCCGAGAAAATATTCCGCGTTAATTAAAGAATTAAAAATTAGGAAGTAAGGAGTTTTAGGATTGTCATAGAGCCTAGAGTTAAGTAAATTCCCAAAAATTTGTTTGACTCTAAGCTTTATCTACTGCAATCCCCCGCTCTGCTCTTCTGGAAAGGACAAATGGAAAAATTTGAGACTAAAGTTGGCGATGCCACTTTAACTATCGAGACCGGGAAACTGGCATTGCTCGCTTCCGGTTCAGTCACTGTGCGCCTAGGCGATACCGTGCTTTTGGCATCAGCAGTCATCGCCAACAAACCCAAAGAGGGCGTCAGTTTCTTCCCTCTGCTGATCGATTTCGAAGAGAAAATGTATGCTTCGGGTAAAATTTCCGGAAGCAGATTTATTAAAAGAGAAGGCCGCGCTTCCGATAACGCTATTTTGACAGCGCGCTTAACCGATCGGCCGCTCCGTCCCCTCTTCGCTAAAGGCTTCTATAACGATGTCCAAGTAGTAATTACTGTTTTATCTGCCGACTTAGTGCATGATCCGGATACCTTGTCTATTATTGGCGCTTCGGCAGCCTTAATGCTCACGGATGCGCCTTTTGCGGGTCCGGTCGGAGCCGTGCGCGTGGGGTTGATTAACGGCGAATTGGTCGTTAATCCTTCCTATGAGCAATTAGAAAAAGATAGCCAGTTAGACTTGGTTATTGCCGGAACGCGCGACAAAATATTGATGATTGAAGCTGGAGCTAAAGAGGTAGACGAAGCGACTTTCGCGAAAGCTTTGCAGTTTGCTCATCAGGCTTTGCAACCAACTCTGGATATTCAAGAGCAGCTAATGAAATTGCGAGACAAGTCAGCTAGTAAAGAATATAGCCTAATGCGGCCTACTCCGGAGTTAATGTCTGAAATGCGTGAATTTGTTGGCAGCCAAGCGAGTGAGGCTATTTATCAGGCAGACAAAATTCAGCGTGACGCATCCCTGCATGTATTAAGAGAAAAAGTTTGGCAAAAATTTGCCACAGAGGAACTCACAGAGTTAATCATGGCGGATGCGTTCGACCATCTTTTAGAAGAAGAGCTGCGGGCCAATATCTTGAAATCAGATAAACGGCCAGACGGACGCAAATTAACCGAAATCCGTCCTCTCTCTTGTGAGGTTAGCGTATTGCCGCGCACACATGGGTCAGCTCTGTTTAATCGTGGTGAAACCCAAGCTCTGACGTCCACCACCCTAGGCTCGGTAGCTGATGAACAAATGATTGATACGATGGATGCCAGTACAACCAAAAGGTACCTCCATCACTATAATTTTCCTCCCTATGCTGTGGGTGAAGTTAGACCGATGCGGGGTCCGGGTCGGAGAGAAATCGGTCATGGCGCCTTAGCAGAAAAAGCTCTCCTCCCGATGATTCCTTCTAAAGAAGAATTTCCTTATACTATTCGGGTAGTTTCGGAAATATTAGGCAGTAATGGCAGTAGCTCGATGGCGGCCACTTGCGGCAGTACGCTAAGTTTGATGGACGCCGGCGTTCCGATTAAAAAGCCGGTCGCCGGGATTGCCATGGGAGTAATTACGGACGATAAGGGTAAATTCAAAATTCTCACCGACATTGCCGGGATCGAAGATTTTAACGGCGACATGGACTTTAAGGTGGCCGGAACCCGTGACGGCATTACCGCCGTGCAATTAGATATGAAAGTGGCCGGTTTAGGTCTAGATATTCTGGAGAAAGCGCTGGAACAAGCTTATCCTGCCCGGCAAGAGATTCTGGCAGTGATTAGTAAATGTCTGACCGGTCCGAGAAAAGAATTGTCTATCTATGCTCCTCGTGTCGAGACAATTAAAATTAATCAAGACAAGATCCGCGACGTCATTGGCTCGGGCGGAAAGATTATTAATGGAATTATTGATCGTGCGGGTGGAAAAAATATCACCGAAATCAACATCGAAGACGATGGCACTATTTATGTTTCTTCTACTGATGCTAAATTAGCTGCCCAGGCGATCAAAGAAATCGAAAATCTAACTCGGGAAGCCGAAGTCGGGGCACTCTACGAAGGAAAAGTTACCCGGATTATGGATTTCGGAGCTTTTGTAGAAATTTTCCCCGGTACAGAAGGATTGGTCCATATTTCTCAACTAGCACCGGAACGAGTTAATAAAGTAACTGATATAGTAAAAGAAGGAGATATTATTCCCGTCATCGTTACGGAAATAGATTCTCAAGGGCGAGTTAATTTGTCGCGGAAAGCGGCATTAAAACGCCAA encodes:
- a CDS encoding polyribonucleotide nucleotidyltransferase, which translates into the protein MEKFETKVGDATLTIETGKLALLASGSVTVRLGDTVLLASAVIANKPKEGVSFFPLLIDFEEKMYASGKISGSRFIKREGRASDNAILTARLTDRPLRPLFAKGFYNDVQVVITVLSADLVHDPDTLSIIGASAALMLTDAPFAGPVGAVRVGLINGELVVNPSYEQLEKDSQLDLVIAGTRDKILMIEAGAKEVDEATFAKALQFAHQALQPTLDIQEQLMKLRDKSASKEYSLMRPTPELMSEMREFVGSQASEAIYQADKIQRDASLHVLREKVWQKFATEELTELIMADAFDHLLEEELRANILKSDKRPDGRKLTEIRPLSCEVSVLPRTHGSALFNRGETQALTSTTLGSVADEQMIDTMDASTTKRYLHHYNFPPYAVGEVRPMRGPGRREIGHGALAEKALLPMIPSKEEFPYTIRVVSEILGSNGSSSMAATCGSTLSLMDAGVPIKKPVAGIAMGVITDDKGKFKILTDIAGIEDFNGDMDFKVAGTRDGITAVQLDMKVAGLGLDILEKALEQAYPARQEILAVISKCLTGPRKELSIYAPRVETIKINQDKIRDVIGSGGKIINGIIDRAGGKNITEINIEDDGTIYVSSTDAKLAAQAIKEIENLTREAEVGALYEGKVTRIMDFGAFVEIFPGTEGLVHISQLAPERVNKVTDIVKEGDIIPVIVTEIDSQGRVNLSRKAALKRQGK
- the rpsO gene encoding 30S ribosomal protein S15, which gives rise to MTLRPDKKKKIIGAFQAHKKDTGSSEVQIALLTEKVKELTKHLKAHAKDFHSRQGLFKIVGNRRRLLNYLKKSHPRKYSALIKELKIRK